Proteins from one Coffea arabica cultivar ET-39 chromosome 8c, Coffea Arabica ET-39 HiFi, whole genome shotgun sequence genomic window:
- the LOC113705926 gene encoding protein FAR1-RELATED SEQUENCE 4-like: MAILDQKHTTMHVEYSVSRYDGGRERKVTLNSITKDITYSCNLFEQEGILCSHALKVYNMVGIKFIFDQYVTKRWTKKARSGGNVDCKDREISSDLSLSIFHRYRLLTFEMVRLATRVAMSEAATKLVSSVMSELSKRVKILFCGEINEITQNSASMDLCKKIQVQNAAGHFVTPTGLKKQSGRKTKKVLRSWVNRFHWQKKSSKLSKANTPEMVSTESLIWIYIIISFQLTLLS, from the coding sequence ATGGCGATCTTGGACCAAAAGCATACTACAATGCATGTGGAATACAGTGTCAGTCGGTATGATGGAGGAAGGGAGAGAAAAGTGACATTGAATTCAATAACTAAAGACATTACTTATAGTTGTAATCTTTTTGAGCAGGAAGGAATCCTATGCTCACATGCTTTAAAGGTGTATAATATGGTTGGAATAAAGTTTATTTTTGATCAATATGTGACAAAGAGGTGGACAAAGAAGGCAAGGTCCGGAGGCAATGTTGATTGTAAGGATAGAGAAATATCATCAGATCTGTCTCTCTCTATTTTCCATCGATATAGGCTATTAACATTCGAAATGGTAAGACTTGCTACAAGAGTTGCCATGTCAGAAGCCGCTACAAAGTTAGTCAGTAGCGTAATGTCTGAATTGTCAAAGAGAGTCAAAATACTATTTTGTggagaaataaatgaaataacacAGAATAGTGCATCAATGGATCTATGTAAGAAAATACAGGTGCAGAATGCAGCTGGCCACTTTGTGACTCCAACGGGTTTGAAGAAACAAAGTGGCAGAAAAACTAAGAAAGTATTGCGTAGTTGGGTGAACAGGTTTCATTGGCAAAAGAAAAGCTCTAAATTGTCTAAGGCAAACACTCCTGAAATGGTTAGTACTGAATCTTTGATATGGATTTACATAATTATATCATTTCAATTGACTCTACTATCATAA
- the LOC140013485 gene encoding uncharacterized protein: MRLPFDSVVGNLSADIWVLFSAPITCTIIGNSSQHITLLVHHPWLPRSLCFSFVHARCTMKERRILWQDLLTDKPTSLPWCVCGDFNVIIDPHEKRGGRPFARAEGMELLSFMEEAEVFDAGFSGSSYTWCNNRRGRERIWKRLDRLLINGIFSDAVSSVSVAHLARHPSDHAPLRIGLASRMDNKPRPFRFLNLWTDRKDLLEVIRNAWQLECTGSPLRKLCSKLVKARRVIQEWNKEAFGNIFIAVQRAESDLLAAENRVEEEDESGDAQSELQKAQAKLRLALSNEERFWSQKALLPPAVPRSISRFPSVSGKVQIGLLWGDVS, encoded by the coding sequence ATGCGGTTACCATTTGATTCTGTAGTGGGTAACTTGTCTGCAGACATATGGGTGCTGTTTAGTGCTCCGATTACATGTACTATAATAGGTAATTCTTCACAGCACATTACGTTACTGGTGCATCACCCGTGGCTACCAAGGTCGCTGTGCTTCTCGTTTGTGCATGCCCGGTGCACGATGAAGGAGCGGCGAATTTTATGGCAAGACCTGTTGACTGACAAACCCACCTCACTTCCGTGGTGTGTCTGTGGTGACTTTAATGTGATCATAGACCCTCACGAGAAGCGAGGGGGGAGACCATTTGCTAGAGCAGAGGGTATGGAGCTACTGTCATTCATGGAGGAGGCGGAGGTCTTTGACGCGGGTTTCTCTGGATCCAGCTACACGTGGTGTAATAATCGGAGAGGCCGCGAACGAATTTGGAAGCGTCTAGACAGGCTACTAATTAATGGAATCTTCTCAGATGCCGTTTCATCTGTGTCAGTAGCCCATCTGGCTAGACATCCGTCAGATCATGCCCCGCTGAGGATTGGTTTGGCATCACGCATGGATAATAAGCCTAGGCCGTTCCGCTTTTTGAATCTCTGGACAGACAGAAAGGATCTGCTGGAGGTTATTCGAAATGCATGGCAGTTAGAGTGTACGGGCTCCCCCCTACGGAAGTTATGTTCCAAATTAGTAAAGGCCCGACGGGTGATACAGGAGTGGAATAAGGAGgcttttggaaatatttttattGCTGTTCAAAGGGCAGAATCGGACTTGTTAGCAGCGGAAAATCGAGTGGAGGAGGAGGATGAATCGGGGGACGCTCAAAGTGAGCTGCAAAAGGCTCAAGCAAAATTGCGGCTGGCGTTGTCCAACGAAGAGCGATTTTGGAGTCAAAAGGCTCTTCTCCCGCCAGCAGTTCCCCGTTCGATATCTAGGTTTCCCTCTGTATCTGGGAAGGTGCAAATCGGCCTATTATGGGGAGATGTGTCATAA